In Notolabrus celidotus isolate fNotCel1 chromosome 8, fNotCel1.pri, whole genome shotgun sequence, a genomic segment contains:
- the ints10 gene encoding integrator complex subunit 10 isoform X3 produces MYGTLRTQKDCEFLVKRARELVSDDPCAAKAWLITARTLYPADFNIQYEMYIIERNAERTASAGRLLYDMFINFPDQSIVWREISVITAALRSDSQDKHAQFLRGLFETLPGRVQCEMLLKATEQCFNTLEKAEMLLLLLKRFPESVVQHGVNLGETLLEAEASENVETPVNCFRKLFVCDVLPLVINNMDMRLPASLMQKYMLKAAEFYIGYVTRGPSPDGQIQGSQEGGSLKSPTVSRGSQRYVIDGLSEKSSVVGEPWERLLDILAVVGARCEWQGDKGQRSYVDMLQRVKELCRYLPGLEGDTRSRCCSQVVICTALVLFRSAFLYVSAIQPALFQGVNALSLGPWILLEDLSLVYNDLEVERGAAKHAHKKRKLADGREKAMSSDDEEGLGKGRGRHILVNKTEMPSWSETLDSFRTARESWDLLHSHDGLETEFKKICGSWKTDSWLWLRIFLTDMIIYQGQYRKALSSLHQMAAVQQPQPGQQSPLGQASLEHHRALIQQASCHYALGEHRMACEKLLDVVSGIVPPSQEPTKTQDDQSRVKTKSRKGNDLRLLPCTSKAVLPFCLQLMLACFKLRAFTDSRDDLSLGHVVVLLQHNWPQGEMLFLKAVDKICQQGSFQYENFFNYVTNIDMLEEFAYLRTPEGGRIQLELLPNQGMLIKNPSPALGVELNTLLLQGVQTMDRHHTVTRGITKGVKEDFRLAMERQVSRCGENLFSVLHRFCINEKIIIIQSLP; encoded by the exons ATGTATGGGACTTTAAGAA CTCAGAAGGACTGCGAGTTTTTGGTGAAAAGAGCCCGGGAGCTGGTCTCAGATGATCCCTGTGCAGCGAAAGCCTGGCTCATAACTGCACGAACCCTTTACCCTGCTGATTTCAACATACAG tATGAAATGTACATAATTGAACGCAATGCAGAGAGGACCGCTTCTGCAGGGAGGCTGCTGTATGACAT GTTCATCAACTTTCCAGATCAGTCTATTGTTTGGCGAGAGATCAGTGTTATTACTGCTGCCCTGCGGAGTGACTCTCAGGACAAACATGCACAGTTTTTACGAG GTCTTTTTGAGACACTTCCTGGTCGAGTGCAGTGTGAGATGCTACTCAAAGCCACAGAGCAGTGTTTCAACACATTGGAGAAAGCAGAGatgctgctcctcctgcttaAACGCTTTCCAGAGTCTGTGGTCCAACATGGC GTAAACCTAGGTGAAACCTTGTTAGAGGCGGAGGCTTCAGAGAATGTGGAGACACCTGTTAACTGCTTCAGAAAGCTTTTTG TGTGTGATGTCCTTCCCTTGGTCATAAACAACATGGACATGCGCTTGCCTGCCAGTCTTATGCAGAAGTACATGCTGAAAGCAGCTGAATTCTACATTGGCTATGTCACCCGTGGACCCTCACCTGATGGGCAGATACAGG GATCCCAAGAGGGCGGTTCCCTGAAGTCACCCACTGTGTCTCGTGGGTCCCAAAGATACGTGATTGACGGCTTGTCGGAAAAGTCGTCAGTTGTAGGAGAACCTTGGGAGAGGCTGTTAGATATCCTCGCTGTGGTTGGAGCACGCTGCGAGTGGCAGGGAGACAAGGGACAGAG GAGTTATGTTGACATGCTGCAGAGAGTGAAGGAGCTTTGTCGCTACCTGCCTGGTCTCGAAGGAGACACAAGATCCCGCTGCTGCAGTCAGGTGGTCATCTGTACAGCTCTTGTCCTCTTCCGGAGCGCCTTCCTCTACGTATCGGCTATACAGCCTGCATTGTTCCAGG GTGTAAACGCGTTGAGTTTGGGGCCGTGGATTCTTTTGGAGGATCTTAGTTTGGTGTATAATGATTTGGAGGTGGAGAGGGGAGCAGCCAAACATGCTCATAAGAAACGCAAATTGGCCGATGGACGAGAGAAAGCAATG agCTCAGATGACGAGGAAGGGTTGGGAAAAGGTCGCGGCCGACACATTTTAGTGAACAAGACTGAGATGCCAAGCTGGTCAGAGACTCTTGACAGCTTCCGCACTGCGAGGGAAAGCTGGGACCTTCTTCACTCGCACGATGGCTTGGAAACAG AGTTCAAAAAGATCTGTGGCTCCTGGAAGACGGACAGCTGGCTGTGGCTCAGAATATTCCTCACAGACATGATCATATACCAG ggacAGTACCGTAAGGCCCTCTCCAGCCTGCATCAGATGGCTGCAGTTCAGCAGCCTCAGCCTGGGCAGCAGAGCCCCTTGGGTCAGGCTAGTCTGGAGCACCACAGGGCTCTCATACAGCAGGCCTCCTGCCATTATGCACTGGGAGAGCACAGG ATGGCCTGTGAGAAACTGCTCGATGTGGTCAGTGGAATAGTGCCTCCGAGCCAAGAACCAACAAAAACCCAAGATGATCAGAGTAGAGTCAAAACCAAATCAAGGAAAG GTAATGACCTGAGGTTGTTGCCCTGCACCAGCAAAGCTGTGTTACCTTTCTGCCTCCAGCTGATGCTGGCCTGTTTCAAG CTTCGTGCCTTCACAGACAGTCGTGATGATCTGTCCCTCGGTCATGTCGTGGTGCTCTTGCAGCACAACTGGCCTCAGGGCGAGATGTTGTTCTTAAAGGCAGTGGATAAGATCTGTCAGCAAGGCAGCTTCCAGTATGAGAATTTCTTCAACTATGTCACCA ACATCGATATGCTGGAGGAATTTGCGTACCTACGTACTCCAGAAGGAGGGAGGATTCAGCTGGAGCTGCTGCCCAATCAGGGAATGCTCATCAA GAACCCTAGTCCCGCCCTGGGGGTGGAGTTAAATACCCTTCTGCTACAAGGGGTGCAGACCATGGACAG aCATCACACAGTGACTCGTGGAATCACCAAAGGAGTGAAGGAAGATTTCCGTCTGGCCATGGAGAGACAGGTGTCGCGCTGTGGAGAGAATCTGTTTAGTGTGCTTCACCGTTTCTGCATCAACGAgaaaatcatcatcatccagTCACTGCCTTGA
- the ints10 gene encoding integrator complex subunit 10 isoform X5 gives MRCTADLKVSGWAQKDCEFLVKRARELVSDDPCAAKAWLITARTLYPADFNIQYEMYIIERNAERTASAGRLLYDMFINFPDQSIVWREISVITAALRSDSQDKHAQFLRGLFETLPGRVQCEMLLKATEQCFNTLEKAEMLLLLLKRFPESVVQHGVNLGETLLEAEASENVETPVNCFRKLFVCDVLPLVINNMDMRLPASLMQKYMLKAAEFYIGYVTRGPSPDGQIQGSQEGGSLKSPTVSRGSQRYVIDGLSEKSSVVGEPWERLLDILAVVGARCEWQGDKGQRSYVDMLQRVKELCRYLPGLEGDTRSRCCSQVVICTALVLFRSAFLYVSAIQPALFQGVNALSLGPWILLEDLSLVYNDLEVERGAAKHAHKKRKLADGREKAMSSDDEEGLGKGRGRHILVNKTEMPSWSETLDSFRTARESWDLLHSHDGLETEFKKICGSWKTDSWLWLRIFLTDMIIYQGQYRKALSSLHQMAAVQQPQPGQQSPLGQASLEHHRALIQQASCHYALGEHRMACEKLLDVVSGIVPPSQEPTKTQDDQSRVKTKSRKGNDLRLLPCTSKAVLPFCLQLMLACFKLRAFTDSRDDLSLGHVVVLLQHNWPQGEMLFLKAVDKICQQGSFQYENFFNYVTNIDMLEEFAYLRTPEGGRIQLELLPNQGMLIKHHTVTRGITKGVKEDFRLAMERQVSRCGENLFSVLHRFCINEKIIIIQSLP, from the exons ATGCGCTGTACTGCAGATTTGAAAGTATCCGGATGGG CTCAGAAGGACTGCGAGTTTTTGGTGAAAAGAGCCCGGGAGCTGGTCTCAGATGATCCCTGTGCAGCGAAAGCCTGGCTCATAACTGCACGAACCCTTTACCCTGCTGATTTCAACATACAG tATGAAATGTACATAATTGAACGCAATGCAGAGAGGACCGCTTCTGCAGGGAGGCTGCTGTATGACAT GTTCATCAACTTTCCAGATCAGTCTATTGTTTGGCGAGAGATCAGTGTTATTACTGCTGCCCTGCGGAGTGACTCTCAGGACAAACATGCACAGTTTTTACGAG GTCTTTTTGAGACACTTCCTGGTCGAGTGCAGTGTGAGATGCTACTCAAAGCCACAGAGCAGTGTTTCAACACATTGGAGAAAGCAGAGatgctgctcctcctgcttaAACGCTTTCCAGAGTCTGTGGTCCAACATGGC GTAAACCTAGGTGAAACCTTGTTAGAGGCGGAGGCTTCAGAGAATGTGGAGACACCTGTTAACTGCTTCAGAAAGCTTTTTG TGTGTGATGTCCTTCCCTTGGTCATAAACAACATGGACATGCGCTTGCCTGCCAGTCTTATGCAGAAGTACATGCTGAAAGCAGCTGAATTCTACATTGGCTATGTCACCCGTGGACCCTCACCTGATGGGCAGATACAGG GATCCCAAGAGGGCGGTTCCCTGAAGTCACCCACTGTGTCTCGTGGGTCCCAAAGATACGTGATTGACGGCTTGTCGGAAAAGTCGTCAGTTGTAGGAGAACCTTGGGAGAGGCTGTTAGATATCCTCGCTGTGGTTGGAGCACGCTGCGAGTGGCAGGGAGACAAGGGACAGAG GAGTTATGTTGACATGCTGCAGAGAGTGAAGGAGCTTTGTCGCTACCTGCCTGGTCTCGAAGGAGACACAAGATCCCGCTGCTGCAGTCAGGTGGTCATCTGTACAGCTCTTGTCCTCTTCCGGAGCGCCTTCCTCTACGTATCGGCTATACAGCCTGCATTGTTCCAGG GTGTAAACGCGTTGAGTTTGGGGCCGTGGATTCTTTTGGAGGATCTTAGTTTGGTGTATAATGATTTGGAGGTGGAGAGGGGAGCAGCCAAACATGCTCATAAGAAACGCAAATTGGCCGATGGACGAGAGAAAGCAATG agCTCAGATGACGAGGAAGGGTTGGGAAAAGGTCGCGGCCGACACATTTTAGTGAACAAGACTGAGATGCCAAGCTGGTCAGAGACTCTTGACAGCTTCCGCACTGCGAGGGAAAGCTGGGACCTTCTTCACTCGCACGATGGCTTGGAAACAG AGTTCAAAAAGATCTGTGGCTCCTGGAAGACGGACAGCTGGCTGTGGCTCAGAATATTCCTCACAGACATGATCATATACCAG ggacAGTACCGTAAGGCCCTCTCCAGCCTGCATCAGATGGCTGCAGTTCAGCAGCCTCAGCCTGGGCAGCAGAGCCCCTTGGGTCAGGCTAGTCTGGAGCACCACAGGGCTCTCATACAGCAGGCCTCCTGCCATTATGCACTGGGAGAGCACAGG ATGGCCTGTGAGAAACTGCTCGATGTGGTCAGTGGAATAGTGCCTCCGAGCCAAGAACCAACAAAAACCCAAGATGATCAGAGTAGAGTCAAAACCAAATCAAGGAAAG GTAATGACCTGAGGTTGTTGCCCTGCACCAGCAAAGCTGTGTTACCTTTCTGCCTCCAGCTGATGCTGGCCTGTTTCAAG CTTCGTGCCTTCACAGACAGTCGTGATGATCTGTCCCTCGGTCATGTCGTGGTGCTCTTGCAGCACAACTGGCCTCAGGGCGAGATGTTGTTCTTAAAGGCAGTGGATAAGATCTGTCAGCAAGGCAGCTTCCAGTATGAGAATTTCTTCAACTATGTCACCA ACATCGATATGCTGGAGGAATTTGCGTACCTACGTACTCCAGAAGGAGGGAGGATTCAGCTGGAGCTGCTGCCCAATCAGGGAATGCTCATCAA aCATCACACAGTGACTCGTGGAATCACCAAAGGAGTGAAGGAAGATTTCCGTCTGGCCATGGAGAGACAGGTGTCGCGCTGTGGAGAGAATCTGTTTAGTGTGCTTCACCGTTTCTGCATCAACGAgaaaatcatcatcatccagTCACTGCCTTGA
- the ints10 gene encoding integrator complex subunit 10 isoform X2, whose product MRCTADLKVSGWAQKDCEFLVKRARELVSDDPCAAKAWLITARTLYPADFNIQYEMYIIERNAERTASAGRLLYDMFINFPDQSIVWREISVITAALRSDSQDKHAQFLRGLFETLPGRVQCEMLLKATEQCFNTLEKAEMLLLLLKRFPESVVQHGVNLGETLLEAEASENVETPVNCFRKLFVCDVLPLVINNMDMRLPASLMQKYMLKAAEFYIGYVTRGPSPDGQIQGSQEGGSLKSPTVSRGSQRYVIDGLSEKSSVVGEPWERLLDILAVVGARCEWQGDKGQRSYVDMLQRVKELCRYLPGLEGDTRSRCCSQVVICTALVLFRSAFLYVSAIQPALFQGVNALSLGPWILLEDLSLVYNDLEVERGAAKHAHKKRKLADGREKAMSSDDEEGLGKGRGRHILVNKTEMPSWSETLDSFRTARESWDLLHSHDGLETEFKKICGSWKTDSWLWLRIFLTDMIIYQGQYRKALSSLHQMAAVQQPQPGQQSPLGQASLEHHRALIQQASCHYALGEHRMACEKLLDVVSGIVPPSQEPTKTQDDQSRVKTKSRKGNDLRLLPCTSKAVLPFCLQLMLACFKLRAFTDSRDDLSLGHVVVLLQHNWPQGEMLFLKAVDKICQQGSFQYENFFNYVTNIDMLEEFAYLRTPEGGRIQLELLPNQGMLIKNPSPALGVELNTLLLQGVQTMDRHHTVTRGITKGVKEDFRLAMERQVSRCGENLFSVLHRFCINEKIIIIQSLP is encoded by the exons ATGCGCTGTACTGCAGATTTGAAAGTATCCGGATGGG CTCAGAAGGACTGCGAGTTTTTGGTGAAAAGAGCCCGGGAGCTGGTCTCAGATGATCCCTGTGCAGCGAAAGCCTGGCTCATAACTGCACGAACCCTTTACCCTGCTGATTTCAACATACAG tATGAAATGTACATAATTGAACGCAATGCAGAGAGGACCGCTTCTGCAGGGAGGCTGCTGTATGACAT GTTCATCAACTTTCCAGATCAGTCTATTGTTTGGCGAGAGATCAGTGTTATTACTGCTGCCCTGCGGAGTGACTCTCAGGACAAACATGCACAGTTTTTACGAG GTCTTTTTGAGACACTTCCTGGTCGAGTGCAGTGTGAGATGCTACTCAAAGCCACAGAGCAGTGTTTCAACACATTGGAGAAAGCAGAGatgctgctcctcctgcttaAACGCTTTCCAGAGTCTGTGGTCCAACATGGC GTAAACCTAGGTGAAACCTTGTTAGAGGCGGAGGCTTCAGAGAATGTGGAGACACCTGTTAACTGCTTCAGAAAGCTTTTTG TGTGTGATGTCCTTCCCTTGGTCATAAACAACATGGACATGCGCTTGCCTGCCAGTCTTATGCAGAAGTACATGCTGAAAGCAGCTGAATTCTACATTGGCTATGTCACCCGTGGACCCTCACCTGATGGGCAGATACAGG GATCCCAAGAGGGCGGTTCCCTGAAGTCACCCACTGTGTCTCGTGGGTCCCAAAGATACGTGATTGACGGCTTGTCGGAAAAGTCGTCAGTTGTAGGAGAACCTTGGGAGAGGCTGTTAGATATCCTCGCTGTGGTTGGAGCACGCTGCGAGTGGCAGGGAGACAAGGGACAGAG GAGTTATGTTGACATGCTGCAGAGAGTGAAGGAGCTTTGTCGCTACCTGCCTGGTCTCGAAGGAGACACAAGATCCCGCTGCTGCAGTCAGGTGGTCATCTGTACAGCTCTTGTCCTCTTCCGGAGCGCCTTCCTCTACGTATCGGCTATACAGCCTGCATTGTTCCAGG GTGTAAACGCGTTGAGTTTGGGGCCGTGGATTCTTTTGGAGGATCTTAGTTTGGTGTATAATGATTTGGAGGTGGAGAGGGGAGCAGCCAAACATGCTCATAAGAAACGCAAATTGGCCGATGGACGAGAGAAAGCAATG agCTCAGATGACGAGGAAGGGTTGGGAAAAGGTCGCGGCCGACACATTTTAGTGAACAAGACTGAGATGCCAAGCTGGTCAGAGACTCTTGACAGCTTCCGCACTGCGAGGGAAAGCTGGGACCTTCTTCACTCGCACGATGGCTTGGAAACAG AGTTCAAAAAGATCTGTGGCTCCTGGAAGACGGACAGCTGGCTGTGGCTCAGAATATTCCTCACAGACATGATCATATACCAG ggacAGTACCGTAAGGCCCTCTCCAGCCTGCATCAGATGGCTGCAGTTCAGCAGCCTCAGCCTGGGCAGCAGAGCCCCTTGGGTCAGGCTAGTCTGGAGCACCACAGGGCTCTCATACAGCAGGCCTCCTGCCATTATGCACTGGGAGAGCACAGG ATGGCCTGTGAGAAACTGCTCGATGTGGTCAGTGGAATAGTGCCTCCGAGCCAAGAACCAACAAAAACCCAAGATGATCAGAGTAGAGTCAAAACCAAATCAAGGAAAG GTAATGACCTGAGGTTGTTGCCCTGCACCAGCAAAGCTGTGTTACCTTTCTGCCTCCAGCTGATGCTGGCCTGTTTCAAG CTTCGTGCCTTCACAGACAGTCGTGATGATCTGTCCCTCGGTCATGTCGTGGTGCTCTTGCAGCACAACTGGCCTCAGGGCGAGATGTTGTTCTTAAAGGCAGTGGATAAGATCTGTCAGCAAGGCAGCTTCCAGTATGAGAATTTCTTCAACTATGTCACCA ACATCGATATGCTGGAGGAATTTGCGTACCTACGTACTCCAGAAGGAGGGAGGATTCAGCTGGAGCTGCTGCCCAATCAGGGAATGCTCATCAA GAACCCTAGTCCCGCCCTGGGGGTGGAGTTAAATACCCTTCTGCTACAAGGGGTGCAGACCATGGACAG aCATCACACAGTGACTCGTGGAATCACCAAAGGAGTGAAGGAAGATTTCCGTCTGGCCATGGAGAGACAGGTGTCGCGCTGTGGAGAGAATCTGTTTAGTGTGCTTCACCGTTTCTGCATCAACGAgaaaatcatcatcatccagTCACTGCCTTGA
- the ints10 gene encoding integrator complex subunit 10 isoform X6, with amino-acid sequence MSAQKDCEFLVKRARELVSDDPCAAKAWLITARTLYPADFNIQYEMYIIERNAERTASAGRLLYDMFINFPDQSIVWREISVITAALRSDSQDKHAQFLRGLFETLPGRVQCEMLLKATEQCFNTLEKAEMLLLLLKRFPESVVQHGVNLGETLLEAEASENVETPVNCFRKLFVCDVLPLVINNMDMRLPASLMQKYMLKAAEFYIGYVTRGPSPDGQIQGSQEGGSLKSPTVSRGSQRYVIDGLSEKSSVVGEPWERLLDILAVVGARCEWQGDKGQRSYVDMLQRVKELCRYLPGLEGDTRSRCCSQVVICTALVLFRSAFLYVSAIQPALFQGVNALSLGPWILLEDLSLVYNDLEVERGAAKHAHKKRKLADGREKAMSSDDEEGLGKGRGRHILVNKTEMPSWSETLDSFRTARESWDLLHSHDGLETEFKKICGSWKTDSWLWLRIFLTDMIIYQGQYRKALSSLHQMAAVQQPQPGQQSPLGQASLEHHRALIQQASCHYALGEHRMACEKLLDVVSGIVPPSQEPTKTQDDQSRVKTKSRKGNDLRLLPCTSKAVLPFCLQLMLACFKLRAFTDSRDDLSLGHVVVLLQHNWPQGEMLFLKAVDKICQQGSFQYENFFNYVTNIDMLEEFAYLRTPEGGRIQLELLPNQGMLIKHHTVTRGITKGVKEDFRLAMERQVSRCGENLFSVLHRFCINEKIIIIQSLP; translated from the exons ATGTCAGCTCAGAAGGACTGCGAGTTTTTGGTGAAAAGAGCCCGGGAGCTGGTCTCAGATGATCCCTGTGCAGCGAAAGCCTGGCTCATAACTGCACGAACCCTTTACCCTGCTGATTTCAACATACAG tATGAAATGTACATAATTGAACGCAATGCAGAGAGGACCGCTTCTGCAGGGAGGCTGCTGTATGACAT GTTCATCAACTTTCCAGATCAGTCTATTGTTTGGCGAGAGATCAGTGTTATTACTGCTGCCCTGCGGAGTGACTCTCAGGACAAACATGCACAGTTTTTACGAG GTCTTTTTGAGACACTTCCTGGTCGAGTGCAGTGTGAGATGCTACTCAAAGCCACAGAGCAGTGTTTCAACACATTGGAGAAAGCAGAGatgctgctcctcctgcttaAACGCTTTCCAGAGTCTGTGGTCCAACATGGC GTAAACCTAGGTGAAACCTTGTTAGAGGCGGAGGCTTCAGAGAATGTGGAGACACCTGTTAACTGCTTCAGAAAGCTTTTTG TGTGTGATGTCCTTCCCTTGGTCATAAACAACATGGACATGCGCTTGCCTGCCAGTCTTATGCAGAAGTACATGCTGAAAGCAGCTGAATTCTACATTGGCTATGTCACCCGTGGACCCTCACCTGATGGGCAGATACAGG GATCCCAAGAGGGCGGTTCCCTGAAGTCACCCACTGTGTCTCGTGGGTCCCAAAGATACGTGATTGACGGCTTGTCGGAAAAGTCGTCAGTTGTAGGAGAACCTTGGGAGAGGCTGTTAGATATCCTCGCTGTGGTTGGAGCACGCTGCGAGTGGCAGGGAGACAAGGGACAGAG GAGTTATGTTGACATGCTGCAGAGAGTGAAGGAGCTTTGTCGCTACCTGCCTGGTCTCGAAGGAGACACAAGATCCCGCTGCTGCAGTCAGGTGGTCATCTGTACAGCTCTTGTCCTCTTCCGGAGCGCCTTCCTCTACGTATCGGCTATACAGCCTGCATTGTTCCAGG GTGTAAACGCGTTGAGTTTGGGGCCGTGGATTCTTTTGGAGGATCTTAGTTTGGTGTATAATGATTTGGAGGTGGAGAGGGGAGCAGCCAAACATGCTCATAAGAAACGCAAATTGGCCGATGGACGAGAGAAAGCAATG agCTCAGATGACGAGGAAGGGTTGGGAAAAGGTCGCGGCCGACACATTTTAGTGAACAAGACTGAGATGCCAAGCTGGTCAGAGACTCTTGACAGCTTCCGCACTGCGAGGGAAAGCTGGGACCTTCTTCACTCGCACGATGGCTTGGAAACAG AGTTCAAAAAGATCTGTGGCTCCTGGAAGACGGACAGCTGGCTGTGGCTCAGAATATTCCTCACAGACATGATCATATACCAG ggacAGTACCGTAAGGCCCTCTCCAGCCTGCATCAGATGGCTGCAGTTCAGCAGCCTCAGCCTGGGCAGCAGAGCCCCTTGGGTCAGGCTAGTCTGGAGCACCACAGGGCTCTCATACAGCAGGCCTCCTGCCATTATGCACTGGGAGAGCACAGG ATGGCCTGTGAGAAACTGCTCGATGTGGTCAGTGGAATAGTGCCTCCGAGCCAAGAACCAACAAAAACCCAAGATGATCAGAGTAGAGTCAAAACCAAATCAAGGAAAG GTAATGACCTGAGGTTGTTGCCCTGCACCAGCAAAGCTGTGTTACCTTTCTGCCTCCAGCTGATGCTGGCCTGTTTCAAG CTTCGTGCCTTCACAGACAGTCGTGATGATCTGTCCCTCGGTCATGTCGTGGTGCTCTTGCAGCACAACTGGCCTCAGGGCGAGATGTTGTTCTTAAAGGCAGTGGATAAGATCTGTCAGCAAGGCAGCTTCCAGTATGAGAATTTCTTCAACTATGTCACCA ACATCGATATGCTGGAGGAATTTGCGTACCTACGTACTCCAGAAGGAGGGAGGATTCAGCTGGAGCTGCTGCCCAATCAGGGAATGCTCATCAA aCATCACACAGTGACTCGTGGAATCACCAAAGGAGTGAAGGAAGATTTCCGTCTGGCCATGGAGAGACAGGTGTCGCGCTGTGGAGAGAATCTGTTTAGTGTGCTTCACCGTTTCTGCATCAACGAgaaaatcatcatcatccagTCACTGCCTTGA